CGCCGTTCGTGATGGCGGCGGGCAACCGCGCCAAGCCGGCCGGCATCAACGCCGAAGGCCTGAAGCGCCGCGGCTTCAGCCCGGAGGCGATCCGCGCGATCAAGAGCGCGTACAAGACGATCTACCGCCAGGGCCTCGCCTACGACGACGCGCGCAGCCAGATCGAGGCCGAGGCGCTGAAGGTACCCGAACTGGCGCCGTTCACGCGCTTCTTCGCGCTGTCCGAGCGCGGCATCATCCGTTAAGCGATGCCCGAGTCACTGTTCACCCGAAAGGGGGCGCTCAAGGTGGCACTGGTCGCCGGAGAGGCGTCGGGCGATTTGCTCGGCGCGCACCTGATGGCGGCGATCAAGGCGCGTCACGGCGACGTCGAATTCGTCGGCATCGGCGGCCCGCGCATGCTCGCGCAAGGCATGCACTCGGTGGTGCCTCAGGAGCGGCTCGCCGTGCGCGGCTACGCCGAGGTGCTCGGCCGCCTGCCTGAACTCTTGCGTATCCGCGCGAACCTGCGCGACGCGCTGCTGGCCGGGCGTCCCGATGTCTTTGTCGGCATCGACGCGCCCGACTTCAACCTCGGGCTCGAGAAGGCGCTGAAAAAGAAGGGCGTCCGCACCGTTCATTATGTCAGCCCGTCGGTGTGGGCGTGGCGGCCCGAGCGCGTCGGCAAGATCGGCGACGCGGCCGACCGCGTGCTGTGCCTGTTCCCGATGGAGCCGCCGCTGTATGAGAAAGTCGGCGTGCCGGTGACCTTCGTCGGCCATCCGCTGGCCAGCGAGATCCCGCTCTCGCCCGACAGCGCGGCGATGCGCGAGCAGCTCGGCCTGCCGGTGCACGCCCCGGTTTTCGCGCTGCTGCCGGGTAGTCGCGTCAGCGAGATCGACTACATGGGCGAACTCTTCGTCCAGACCGCGCGGCTGCTGCACGAGCGCTACCCGGACGCGCAGTTCCTGGTGCCGCTGGCGACGCGCGCGACGCTCGACGCGTTCGACAAGGTGCTGAGCCGGCTCAAGGCGTGGGACCTGCCGATCCGCAAGCTGTTCGGTCACGCGCAGATGGCGATGATCGCCAGCGACGTCGTGCTCGTCAAAAGCGGCACGTCGACGCTCGAAGTCGCGCTGACCAAGAAGCCGATGGTGATCACCTACAAGCTGTCGTGGCTCACCTACCGGCTCGTGAAGCGCAAGCTGAAGCTGCCGTGGGTCGGCCTGCCGAACATCCTGCTCGGCGACTCGGTCGTGCCCGAACTGTTGCAGTACGACGCGACGTCCGAAAGGTTGGCCGAGGCCGTCGCCGCGCTCTACGACGACGAGGGGGCGCGCAAGAAGCTCATCGCGCGCTTCACCGCCTTGCACGAGTCGCTCAAGCAAGACACCGCCGGCCTTGCCGCCGACGCGGTGCTCGAGGTGGCAGGGTGCTGATCGCCGGCGTCGACGAGGCCGGTCGCGGCCCGCTCGCCGGCGCGGTGTTCGCCGCCGCGGTGATCCTCGACCCGGCCAAGCCCATTCAGGGTCTGGCCGACTCGAAGAAGCTCAGTGAAAAGCAGCGCGACGCGCTCGCGCCGCAGATCAAGGAGAGGGCGCTCGCCTGGTGTATCGCCAGCGCCAGCGTCGCCGAGATCGATACGCTCAATATCCTGCAGGCGACGATGCTCGCGATGCGCCGCGCGGTAGAAGGCTTGGCCGAGGCCCCCTGCGAGGTGCTGATCGACGGCAACCGCGTGCCCAAGGGGCTGGCGATGCCCTCGCGCGCGATCGTCAAGGGCGACGCGCTGGAGCCGGCGATCTCGGCGGCGTCCATCCTCGCCAAGACCGCGCGCGACGCCGAGCTGGTCGCGCTCGACGCCGAATATCCGGCCTACGGTTTCGCGCGTCACAAGGGCTACCCGACCGCCGAACACCTGGCCGCGATCGAGGCGCACGGTGTGCTCGCGGTTCACCGCAAGACCTTCGGGCCGGTCAAGCGCTGGCTGGCCACGCACCAGGGCGAACTCTTTTAGCCTCTTTCCTTGCCCGGACTTCGGGTCGATAGTGGTAAGAAGCCCCCGTGAAGGAGTGTGCCATGAACCGCTACTGTATCTGGTTCGTGACCCCGGACGACGACGTGCTGCGCCGGGCCGAAGTGACGCTCAACAACACCATCCATTGCCACGCGGTGCTCGAAGAGATCGAGGCGCAGCTGGCGATAGACTGCGGCCTCACCTCGGTGGTCATCATGGATTGGAAGCGGTTCGAGGCGCCGGCCGCGTCGCCCTGAACGGCCAGCCACCCGTCAGGAGCGATCATGAAGATACTCGCAGTTTCCGGCTACTCCGGCTGCGGCAAGACCACGCTGATCACGCGGCTGATCCCCCTGCTTAAGGCGGCCGGGCTGTCGGTCGCGGTGATCAAGCACACCCACCACGACGTCGAGTGGGACGCGCCCGGCAAGGACAGCTACCGGCACCGCGAAGCCGGCGCGCGCCAAGTGATGCTGGTCACGCCGACGATGCGTTTCTCGGCCGAACCGTTGGCCGAGGCCGACGCGGTGCCGCTGATCGCCCACGTCGCCGCGCTGTCGCCTTGCGACCTGGTGCTGGCCGAAGGCTTCAAGCACGAGCCGGTGCCGCGCATCGAGGTGTACGACGCGGCGCTTGGCAAACCCTGGCTCTACCCCGAAGATTCCCGCGTGCTCGCGCTGGCAAGCGATACGGACCCCGTGACCCATCTGCCGTGCTTCCCGCGCGACGCGAGCGACGACATTGCCCGTTTCATTCTGGATTGGTTCCACCATGCAAAGCTTTCTTGACGTGAACGCCATGCGCGCCTGGCTGGACGCGCGTGCCACCGCGCTTGCCGAGCGCGACACCGTAGAACTTCTGGCCGGCCTCGGCCGCATCCTCGCCGAAGACCTCGTTTCGACCTTGAATGTTCCGCCGCACGACAACAGCGCGATGGACGGCTACGCGGTCAGCTTGGCCGAGCTCGGCCAACCCTTGCCGGTCAGCCAGCGCATTCCGGCTGGCGTCGTGCCCAAGCCGCTCGCACAAGGGACCGTCGCGCGCATCTTCACCGGCGCGCCGATTCCGGCCGGCGCCGACTTGGTCGTGATGCAGGAAGTGTGCACCGTCGGCGAAGACGGCCGCGTGACCATCGCCGGCGAAGTGAAGGAAGGCCAGAACATCCGCCGCGCCGGCAGCGACATCGCCACCGGCGCCGTCGTCGTGCCGGCCGGCAAGCGGCTGACGCCGGCCGACCTCGGCCTCTTGGCGTCGATCGGCATCGCCGAGATCGACGTGCTGCGCCCCTTGCGCGTCGCGGTGTTCTTCACCGGCGACGAACTGACCGAGCCGGGCGAGCCGCTCGCCGACGGCAAGATCTACAACTCGAACCGCTACTGGCTGACGCCGCTGCTGCTCGAACTGGGCTGCGAGGTGAGCGACCTCGGCATCGTGCCGGACAGCCTCGAGGCGACGCGCGAGGCGCTCTCCGACGCGGCCGATTTCGCCGACATCATCCTGACCTGCGGCGGCGTGTCGGTCGGCGAGGAGGATCACGTGAAGGCGGCGGTCGAGTCGGTCGGCGAGCTCAACCTGTGGAAGATCGCGATCAAGCCGGGCAAGCCGTTCGCCTTCGGCCGCATCGGCGCCGCCGACTTCGTCGGCCTGCCGGGCAACCCGGTGTCGGGCTACGTGACCTTCCACGTGTTCGTGCGCCGCTTCATCGAGCAGCGCCAAGGGTTGGCCGAGGTGCGCGAGCCTACGGTGATCAAGCTGAAAGCCGCGTTCGAATGGAGCCGCGCCGATAGCAAACGCGAGGAATACCTGCGCGTGAAGCGCACTGTGGAAAACGGCGAGACGGTGCTCGCGCGCTTCGCCAACCAGAATTCGGGCGTGCTGTCGTCGTGCGCGTGGGCCGACGGCCTGGTGCGTCTCGCGCCCGGCCAGACCGTCGCGCCGGGCGACTGGGTCGACTACCTTCCGTTCGAATAAGCGATGCCGCAAGTCGCATTCTTTGACGAGGCCGGCGAGCCAATAACGACGCTGGACGCGGTCGCCGGCGGCAAGCTGATCGACCTCGCGCAGTTCCATGGCCTGCCGCTGCACTGGCGCTGCGGGCAGGGCACCTGCGGCACCTGCCGAATCAAGGTGAGCATAGCCGGCGCGCCGGCCTTGCCGGTCGGCCGGCTCGAGCGCAACGTGCTTTTGCGCGAAAAGCTGATCGACACCGCCGCGGCGGTGTCGGATAAGTGGCCGGCCGATGGCGTGCGCTGGCGGCTCGCCTGCCACGTCGTCGTCATTGATGCGGACCTTTCCGTGACGTTGCCGAGCGCGCCTTGAGCGCCGTACACTGGGGCATCTCACCGGAGTTGCCATGCCCGCCTCCCAAGACCTGCTCGCCCGGCTGGTGGCGTTCGACACCACCAGCCGCCGCTCCAACCTCGACCTGATCGACTGGGTCGCCGACTACCTGTTCGACTACGGCCTGCGCCCGCGGCTGAGCTACAGCGACGACAAGCACAAGGCCAACCTGTTCGTGCGCATCGGCCCCGGCGACGAGCCGGCGCTGGTGCTGTCCGGCCACACCGACGTGGTGCCGGTAGACGGCCAGGACTGGCACACCAACCCGTTCACGCTGACCGAGAAGGACGGCCGCCTCTACGGCCGCGGCAGCGCCGATATGAAGGGCTTCATCGCCAGCAGCCTGGCGCTGGTGCCGCAGGCGGTAGAGCTGTCGAGAGAGGGCAGGCTCGCACGGCCGATCGCGCTGGCGCTGTCCTACGACGAGGAGGTCGGCTGCATAGGCGTGCGCAGGCTGATCGCCGACGTGGTCGCCGCCGGCGAGAAGGTGTCGGGCGTGATCGTCGGCGAGCCGACCGAGATGAAACCGGTGATCGCGCACAAGGGCATCGCGCAGTACCGCTGCCGCGTGATCGGCCGCGAGGCGCACTCGTCGCTGACGCCGTACGGCGTCAACGCGATCGAGTACGCGGCCAAGCTGATCGTGCACCTGAGAAGGTTGGCCGAGACCGAGGCGGCGTTCGGCCACCGCAACGCGCTGTACGACGTGCCGTTCACGACGCTGCAGACCGGGCTGGTCCACGGCGGCGTCGCCGCCAACATCGTGCCGCGCGACTGCGAGTTCGTGTTCGAATGCCGCTGGCTGCCGGGCGACGATCCCGAGCGCTTCACCGATTCGCTGCTCGAATACGTAGCCACGCTGGTCGACGAGATGCGGCAAGTCGCGCCCGAGGCCGACATCCAGATCGAACCGCTGGTGCATTGCCCGGCGTTCGAGGCCGACGAGGGTTCGCCGGTGCGCGTCGAGACGGCGCGGCTGTGCGGCTGCAAGGACGGTGTCGGCGTCGCCTCCGCGACCGAGGCGGGGCTGTTCCAGGAGGCCGGCCTGCCGGCGGTGGTGTGCGGGCCGGGCTCGTTCCGCGAGGCGCACAAGCCTGACGAATACCTCGAAGTCGCGCAGCTTGGCGCCTGCGACGACTGGATGACGCGGCTTCTCGCGCATCGTCTGCGCTAGTCTTTCCCGCTTCGCAACGCCCGCCCGGCTTCGCACGCGCGGGCGCTTCGCTTTGTGGGCGGGCAACGCGAGCGCATGGCCTGGACTGAGTCGCCATGCGAGGAAACGGGTAAACCCGGCG
This DNA window, taken from Crenobacter cavernae, encodes the following:
- the argE gene encoding acetylornithine deacetylase, whose translation is MPASQDLLARLVAFDTTSRRSNLDLIDWVADYLFDYGLRPRLSYSDDKHKANLFVRIGPGDEPALVLSGHTDVVPVDGQDWHTNPFTLTEKDGRLYGRGSADMKGFIASSLALVPQAVELSREGRLARPIALALSYDEEVGCIGVRRLIADVVAAGEKVSGVIVGEPTEMKPVIAHKGIAQYRCRVIGREAHSSLTPYGVNAIEYAAKLIVHLRRLAETEAAFGHRNALYDVPFTTLQTGLVHGGVAANIVPRDCEFVFECRWLPGDDPERFTDSLLEYVATLVDEMRQVAPEADIQIEPLVHCPAFEADEGSPVRVETARLCGCKDGVGVASATEAGLFQEAGLPAVVCGPGSFREAHKPDEYLEVAQLGACDDWMTRLLAHRLR
- the mobB gene encoding molybdopterin-guanine dinucleotide biosynthesis protein B, producing MKILAVSGYSGCGKTTLITRLIPLLKAAGLSVAVIKHTHHDVEWDAPGKDSYRHREAGARQVMLVTPTMRFSAEPLAEADAVPLIAHVAALSPCDLVLAEGFKHEPVPRIEVYDAALGKPWLYPEDSRVLALASDTDPVTHLPCFPRDASDDIARFILDWFHHAKLS
- a CDS encoding 2Fe-2S iron-sulfur cluster-binding protein, whose amino-acid sequence is MPQVAFFDEAGEPITTLDAVAGGKLIDLAQFHGLPLHWRCGQGTCGTCRIKVSIAGAPALPVGRLERNVLLREKLIDTAAAVSDKWPADGVRWRLACHVVVIDADLSVTLPSAP
- the lpxB gene encoding lipid-A-disaccharide synthase, with product MPESLFTRKGALKVALVAGEASGDLLGAHLMAAIKARHGDVEFVGIGGPRMLAQGMHSVVPQERLAVRGYAEVLGRLPELLRIRANLRDALLAGRPDVFVGIDAPDFNLGLEKALKKKGVRTVHYVSPSVWAWRPERVGKIGDAADRVLCLFPMEPPLYEKVGVPVTFVGHPLASEIPLSPDSAAMREQLGLPVHAPVFALLPGSRVSEIDYMGELFVQTARLLHERYPDAQFLVPLATRATLDAFDKVLSRLKAWDLPIRKLFGHAQMAMIASDVVLVKSGTSTLEVALTKKPMVITYKLSWLTYRLVKRKLKLPWVGLPNILLGDSVVPELLQYDATSERLAEAVAALYDDEGARKKLIARFTALHESLKQDTAGLAADAVLEVAGC
- the glp gene encoding gephyrin-like molybdotransferase Glp, translating into MQSFLDVNAMRAWLDARATALAERDTVELLAGLGRILAEDLVSTLNVPPHDNSAMDGYAVSLAELGQPLPVSQRIPAGVVPKPLAQGTVARIFTGAPIPAGADLVVMQEVCTVGEDGRVTIAGEVKEGQNIRRAGSDIATGAVVVPAGKRLTPADLGLLASIGIAEIDVLRPLRVAVFFTGDELTEPGEPLADGKIYNSNRYWLTPLLLELGCEVSDLGIVPDSLEATREALSDAADFADIILTCGGVSVGEEDHVKAAVESVGELNLWKIAIKPGKPFAFGRIGAADFVGLPGNPVSGYVTFHVFVRRFIEQRQGLAEVREPTVIKLKAAFEWSRADSKREEYLRVKRTVENGETVLARFANQNSGVLSSCAWADGLVRLAPGQTVAPGDWVDYLPFE
- the rnhB gene encoding ribonuclease HII, translating into MIAGVDEAGRGPLAGAVFAAAVILDPAKPIQGLADSKKLSEKQRDALAPQIKERALAWCIASASVAEIDTLNILQATMLAMRRAVEGLAEAPCEVLIDGNRVPKGLAMPSRAIVKGDALEPAISAASILAKTARDAELVALDAEYPAYGFARHKGYPTAEHLAAIEAHGVLAVHRKTFGPVKRWLATHQGELF